gttattttgtttattttgtattatttattttctcatgaattgTGTAAACCATCTATTGAGGGGCTTTTATGTcaaattcttcccccccccccttcagtgtTTCTGTATACAAATGTTCCATTCTGTGCCCAACTTCAGGATTCAAGAATCAACTTTTCTATAGCTTTCACTGAGAGGATCTAATTAGCATTTTGGGCTCTCTTTACTCATGTGCAGcttcctttagaaaatgtattagttcTATGAGGTTCCCCTAAGGATTCATAATACTCTAGCTTGTTACATGTACTGTGGTATTCAGTGTGCCTTAATTATGCACGTGGCCTCATTTCAAAGCCTTTTCAAGGATCATGTGGGATAGAACAGGAGTGTGGCTGTAAGTTCACCGTCATGTATTAATGTGTAGGTGGTATTCAGAGAAGGATGTTTCTGAAGGCAATTATATACCCATGACTCCAGTATAGCAAGCAGCTACATTCTACACTTACTAGTTACCCTGCCAAGGCAGAATGAAATTCACCATTGTGATACATAATACAGTATCTGTTATTTCTAAGTAGTTCTTTGGcctgggaatgaaataaaataatgagtgaaaatgtgtATCCCTTATCTTGAATAGGGATTgtccctttcactctctcaaaacaAGAATCAAAAATTGTTCCTAAATCAATACTCTATTCCATAACTAGTCCGTTAACACATTTGCTGTGGTGGGATCTTCAAGTTACGCTGGTTATTATTTGAGGCTATAGATTTTTAGATAGTATTAATTGCCTTCAACTGCATGGGCTGCCAAATGTCAGTGCACTGTCAAATCTGAGACATGATTTTTTCGATTTTTGTTTTGGATGCAATTTGAACAACTGTGAAACTATATAGGGACATTGAACCCAACAgagcaagaggagagaaagagaaagaaagacaaatgttttttaaatagggacTTCATTTGTGGAGGGATGGTTATAAGAATTGGCTCATTTAGTACATGTCACCACTTATATGGAGGATATTTTCCTGCATTGCACGAGTTTGAAGGCATACTTATCTTAATTGTACCTTTTGACTTGCATTGGCCTATGTGTCATATCATCAGAAAACTTCAGTTTGACTTGTaagtacacttttttcttttatttatgactaCTGCAATCAAAAGCATTTTGTATATACTAACTAACTTTGATATATACTAAcaattttaaccaatttttgttttgaagacgCGCAGAAATGGCACCTCgtaaggggaaggaaaagaaggaagaacaggtcATCAGCCTTGGACCTCAAGTTGCTGAAGGAGAAAATGTGTTTGGTGTCTGCCACATATTTGCATCCTTCAATGACACTTTTGTCCATGTCACTGATCTTTCTGGCAAGGAAACCATCTGTCGTGTAACTGGTGGGATGAAGGTGAAGGCTGACCGAGATGAGTCTTCTCCCTACGCTGCCATGTTGGCTGCCCAGGATGTAGCCCAGAGGTGCAAGGAGCTGGGTATCACTGCTCTCCACATCAAACTCCGAgccacaggaggaaatagaaccaAGACCCCTGGACCTGGGGCCCAGTCAGCCCTCAGAGCCCTTGCCCGCTCAGGAATGAAGATTGGGCGGATTGAGGatgtcacccccatcccctccgaTAGCACCCGCAGGAAGGGGGGTCGCCGTGGTCGCCGTCTGTGAACAGGATTCTTCAaactgaaaatagtttgaaaatagtttgaaaatagtttgaaaatagtttaacagaaaattgttaataaattgcctttgtgtaagctaaaaaaaaaaactttgaaactttGTAAGCACATTATTTGAGCCACATTATTATTTGAAagccacattattattaatgatagtttaaaaaaatactggtctcCAGTAACTCACTGgagttttttattaagaaaaattttggcCAACATCTGATGTGTTTAAGTAGACAAAAGAATGCCATCTGCCcttgatatttgaaacattttattttgtctatgcTGTGATCTATATAAcccctttgtgtatttttattatagtattttgaatgtttggtatttATCTGTCTGTTTGTTCTACTGGATTATAAACCCATAAAGTACAGggtcttattcttcattttatttcaagtgcttaatctAAGGTctggtctgtgtcttttttttttttttttttttaatgttttcattctacTGATTGATTAGTTCTCTTCCAATCCATTTAATCCTGACACATCTCTTTACTTGGatccaaataatatttaagtatttatgttatAACTGCCAAAGTGCCAATACACTattctgaatagaataaatatttgcaatgaatgtttattcgtatttaaggtacagagagagtacaaaaaaatggctactaagaaacacaaacaattctgAATAATGACATCCTTCACAAAACTATGAGACCATTGCTTTCAATTAGGGCAAGCAATTCGAATTTGCACTGAAAACATTCATCTCATAGCTTTGAATCTCCCTGATTTCTCCGGGCATCATaaccccttgtctttttttttttttttctttacttattaaagatttctATCTGTAGCCCTCCAAATATTCCTGATGATGGCTTTAGGTAAACATGAAACCAAATCATCTTACTGTTCTACTTAGAGTAACCAGTATTTCCGGATAAATGTATGAACAAAGAGGAATTACAAACTGACCTTGATCTGCCAGATTATCAGTGGGGACTGACCTGCTTTTGTTATTGCCAAAGCTGTGGAGTAGATGTTCTGGGAATCTTCTCTGAAGTATGGATTCAGGGTGCACTTCACTTAACTTGACTTGGGAAGATTacatccattttatttgaaaggccttttaaagaaaatcctaaatgttttggggtttttcttgatACTTAGTCATACTTCTGCAATTGAAGACACATGTTTGCTGTGgttgaatttgatttatttcccttttagcattttgaaagaCCGTGGGTGGTAGGATGGGAATATTAACTGCtttttgaagagaatttaaatatacttactgGGAGCTGAAcaccaagggaaaaaagactttctaCAATTCGTAGTGACTTTAATGCCacataaagtgttttaagaatgctttttcttaaaagtcccagggaaatatagcttttctttaaagccatagaatttttcttcaaatttagaaaatcaatttcttgatatcttttggatttttaactgtttcatgACTTTGGGCATCTGAAAAGGTATTATTGACTAGGCTAACGTAAGATTTacctgatgggggatccctgggtggcgcagcagtttggcgcctgcctttggcccagggcgcgatcctggagacctgggatcgaatcccacatcgggctcccggggcatggagcctgcttctccctctgcctatgtctctgcctctctctctctctctctgtgactatcataaataaataaaaaattaaaaaaaaaaagatttacctgaTGGAAGGTGCTGAAATCACTCTATCGTCATTGTGTAGAAATGcacattcagtaaataaaaatatcccaagcAGATTAAACTAgttcaatttattaaatgttgttacCACTTTATGGAGTtgatattaagaattatattcaCCCATAGCTGCTGTACTTAGAATCTTCTTTATGTTAAACTGTGACTGTCAATGTGATGCAACAGCTGCAGAATAACCTTCTAATGTGGCTTCGGTTCGGCCCTTACTGACTGACTTTACAGAGCCTAGGGAATAAACAGGAAGGTAGATTCAGAAGcagtttttgttgactgtttccctgttatggtgaaaaaaatattataatatgttactgaatttttattatatagagaatattctTGTAAATCCATTTATAGaagtgacatgattttttaatgtgtaaccaCTTAATATCAGAAACACTGGAAATGTGAGGAAGAGTTATACCTGTTTATTTCTCAAGAGTTTTAGTCATAATGACCcactcagaaaatgaatttttttaatttgatagaagGAAAGCATTTCAGGCCAAAGTTTTTGTCCAGagtcaccaaattaaaaacaatatccgttatattcttcaaaagaatacTGAACAATGTCTTTATGGAAAGACCTGATGCTAACTAGCATGAAAATGAAGTGTGttcagtaaaaattatatatttttaatatataaagttatatatctagttttaatataaaaaacgtATCTTTAAAAGGccaagtaaaatttacatatgatagTTTCATGCCCATtggcctgcatttttttctttaaacataaaaatgctatGGGTGAGGTAAGACTAATCGTATTCTGAAACTTCAATCCTCCCTATCCTTTCACTTCCGTGGAATAGCTAAGATGAAAGTATTGATACAGTGATAAGTTCATAGTTTTTTAGAGATCTAGTAGAGTTCAGTAaggtcagatttattttaaaccttcacTTCGCTTTACCGAATTTTATTGGCTCCACAAGTACAGACGACCAACAAAGCAGAACATCAAGTTATCCTTGAAGGACAGGACAGCCTGAAAGTGTATTTTGTAATACCACAACTTTGTTTGATGGATGGGTGTGGACAAGTTGGGAAGACAGTCTTCCTATCATTTAATGATGGTCTTATCACAAGCCAGTAGTAAACTTGATCAGGTGTTAGAGATAATTTCCTCTGAAAACTTTCATATCATCTTGGGGGACTGAACAGAGAATGGGAGTAACTTGTGACAGGGGAGGAGGCATGAATCACAGCCCTGATCCTTCAGGAGAACATACGCAGCAGCCATGCCAAACTACTGCTAGCGTGGAGGCACAGTAAAGACTCTGGCCTCGTGGTGGTAGGTTCCATATTCTGTACAGCGAGGAGATATCGCTGGACTAACTCAAACTCTGAATTTTGGAAGTGCCCTGCAGCAGCAAGACATAATGGTAGGAATGAAAAGGCCTCAGTTCTCATCTACACCATGCCACTATTTTAGAGACCTTGGGCGagttactttcttttgctttcttcttttctgtgtgagggggagggagagggagagaggaaatcttaagtaggctccatctcCAGCGttagcccaatggggggcttgatctcacaaccctgaaatcatgaccccagtcaaaatcgagagtcagatgcttaactgaccgagacaCCCAGTAACCAAGCAAGTTACTTCTGCAGTTTCTTCTGTAGACTGAGAAACTGGAATCACACTCATTCTTTGGTCATGGGTTGTAGAAGAATATTATGGATGATTGAAGACTACAGAAATGGCAtatctcttttcactttccacctaAAAATAGTTTGTAACACAGTGTAACATTCACTGTGtagtcttaaaaaataccttttactaaaatttaatttttgatatctaCCCGTGCATTATTCAGTTAAGATTTTACActgtaaagagatttttattctgatacatatgtctacataaatttcagagctttctgtctctgtcaatgaGTTTTATGAATTAGTTTTGTAGTCATCAGCCTGAGCTTGGGTCATACAtgcctttctcatgaaattaCATCCGTAGATATCAActtcaaaaattagtaaatttttgctgttagtcctttattttattttttttctctttaaattttttacttaaattataggTAGTAATACAGCACAACATtggtttcagaagcagaattcagtgattcatcactttcatacaacaccagCTCTCATTCCattagccatttttattataagaaaatagactgtttcaattttaaattgaattttgcttttgtgcattattcaatgtgtgcatgtgtaaatttctataatcattttattcttcataggctttggttttcttaagcataacttactcattcactgtttaatttttttaaaccaatatctacttgcaggcactgttttaaatgttagatataCACAGTAACAAGGTGGAAAACGGTTTCCACCCTCATGGGGTTAATAGTCTAGTAGCTGAGACACTagttacacaaaaatatgtaacaccctagcttattttctaaaataaaaaatccatttttatagtaatatgttTTCAATAGTTACCTAATGTGGATGtatcaatgaaaatatgaaatcactgaTTTAAGAGCATTACTATAAGCCTCACtgagcttttaacattttttttttatttaagtttggcctaaagagctctcatttcctccagttgtttatcctgaaaacattctcagtatgattccagtttctttcttttttttttattaatacaactTGAAAGAAGCTGACAAGTGAACAAGAAATATTCAAGCATGGTCTATTCTAACTGATTTGTTCAAGAGgatgattcatttaatttcataaaggcTCAGTGGGCCAGAACAGTAGATGACCAGGTCAGCAGAGGGAATGTAGGGGAGAAGAGGTCTGTGAGAAGAATCTATGTAACAAGcaacaatatttagtttttttagagcTGAAGTTCTGCTTGAGCAATTCTGATGTTACCAGTGACAGTCATTTAAAGAGCTGCTGATGcctcagggaaaacatttttaaggtgtcCTATCCAGAAACAATGCTCCTTATACTGtgtcatatatattaaaactctgtCCCTTGCTTATATTACAATACTACATTGTGCCTGATTAAAACCTGTGCTACTAGTATATGGCTTCTCGAGACTGCCGATGAAATGttgttcttgaaatatttcctcctGCTCAAGCTGCCCTGAATATGGCTGAAATAAGAATCACCTgataaataaagctggagaatAGATGAGAATAccacttaaaaactttaaaaataaaatgaattgtatatacagttgtgtgaaatgttggaatatgtaaaataatgagtgGGATACAAATATTCTcgatatctttatattatttcttttagtatttaactTTGATTGATGAcctcaacatgcacatgaggtcaTATTCCTAACAGGTCAtatggtgtttttatattattatttattgtccatCGGTGTCCCCGGGgtagatgatatatatatcttgtagtagatagagtaaaaaaaaaaaaaaagatatatacttttgGAAATCATAATGGTGGTGGTCAAGCATGTACAGTTAGTCTACTTAGAGATTTACTTATCTGGATTACAGAATGCAGTGCCTTGCACAACTAAAAAACCTCAGCTTAactgttatctttaattttgctttttcttttaaatgaaacgtTAAAATCAAAGCAATTGAAGTAAATGCTCTGTTGCAGGTAATAATTTGCaagcatatagttttatattaaatgacttatttttgagaGTATATTCAATTctctgaagtaagtcagagatgcatacatattttaaacttttatatagagAACTAGGTGGTGCTGTTCTGTCATCTTTGTGTCTCAGTGacttcttaaaacactttcattCAATAAGTGCATTAGGTAAGATACAGTATTCTAGTagcattactttttattaacCAGCTAAGTTTATAGTGatcttacatgtttgttttcagcagtattttcatacagcagaaaaaactttcttctaagcAGTTAACTTTTATCATACTGTACAACTtccctttttttaacatttaagataatatGAAATCTTTATGTTACTATGTGCTTTAAAAGGCTCTGTacctggctttttcattttccaaaattcttactattttgagtcagaatttaaagtggtaaaattttgtacaatttgagttgatgtcatatcaaaaagtcataaaatacagaagctcaaggaaaacattttaattatttgaaatgctaaaaattgggatccctgggtggcgcagcggtttggcgcctgcctttggcccagggcgcgatcctggagacccgggatcgaatcccacatcaggctcccggtgcatggggcctgcttctccttccgcctgtgtctctgcctctctctctctctctgtgactatcataaattaaaaaaaaaaaaattaaaaaaaaaaaaaaagaaatgctaaaaattgaattaagctttaacacaaaagaaataagatagatttccttgaaaagaaattgtttgcTTAATACACTTCTCTGTAAGAAAACTGACATAGGTAGGCTGtcagttagtgttttcatgtttcaggATATCAttaacgaaaataatcgaatcaaatcaaaaacaatcgagttgaaacgaaaataattgagttgaaacaaaaataatccaatcgaaatgaaaatcgaatcaaaacgaaaataatcgaatggaataaaaagaatacagtcaaaagaaaaataatcaaatcgaaatgaaaaaaatggaatggaatcgaatcgaattgaagaaaatcaaatcgcatcgaatcgataaatatcgaatggaatggaattgaatccaaacgaaaataatcgaatcaaaacgaagataatcgaatcgaataaaaacataatcgaaacgaaaataagcgaatcgaaacgaaaaaaatcgcatcaaaacgaaaataatcgaatcgaaaccaaaataatcaatcaaaatgaaaataatcgaatcgaatcgaaaataatcacatcaaaacgaaaataaacgaatcgaatcaaaaaattcgaatcgaaaagaaacgaattgaatcgaatcgaaaaaaatcaaatcgaatagaaaataatcgaattgaaatgaaaaaaatcaagtagaagcgaaaataatctaatcgaaaccaaactaattaaatggaaatgaaaataaccgaatcgaatcgaaaataatcaaatcgaatcgaaaataatcaaatcgaatcggaaataatggaatcgaaaccaaaataatcaaatcgatatgaaaataatcgaatcgaaaataatcaaatcgaaaccaaaataatcgaatcgaaatgaaaaaaatcaagtagaagcgaaaataactaaatcgaatcgaaaataatctaatcgaaataaaaataatcaaatcgaaacgaaaataatcaaatagaaacgaaaataattgaatcaaaaagaagcgaattgaattgaatcgaaaaaaatcaaatcgaatcgaaaataatcaaatcgaaatgagaaaaatcaaatcgaatcaaaaataattgaatcgaatctaaaacaaatctaactgaaaataatcaaattgaatcgaaaatattcgaatagaaaagaaacgaattgaatcgaatcgaaaaaaatcaaatcgaatagaaaataatcaaatcgaaacgaaaataatcaattgaaatgaaaataatcgaatcgaaaccaaaatattcaaatccacatgaaaataattgatcgaatcgaaaataatcaagtcgaatagaaaataatcgaatcgaaatgaaaataatcaatcgaaacgaaaatcgaatcaaattaaaaataatcaaatcgaaacgaatataatctaattgaatagaaaataatcaaatcgaaacgaaaataaccgaatcgaaattaaaataattgaatcgaaacgaaaataaataatcaaaacgacaatgatcgaattgaaacgaaaaaaaatcaaattgaaacacaaaaataatcgaatcgaaaagaaaaaaatccaatcgaatagcatcgaatcgaaaaaatcgattcgaattgaatcgaaaatatcgaatcgaaacgaaaataaatgaatcaaaacaataatgattgaatcgaaacgaaaataaatgaatcgaaacgaaaaaatcatgtagaagcgaaaaaatcaaatcaaaaataatcaaatcgaaaataatcaaatagaaatgaaaataatcgaatcgagatgagaaaagtcaaatcgaaatgaaaataatcgaatcgaaacgaaaataatcgaatcgaaaagaaaataaacggatcgaatcgaaaaaattcgaattgaaaagaaacgaattgaatcgacatgaaaataatcgaatcggatagaaaataatcgaatcgaaacaaaaataatgaatcgaaacgagaaaaatcgaattgaaaagaaaataatcgaatcgaaaaaattcgaatacaaaagaaacaaattgaatcgacatgaaaataatcgaatcgaatagaaaataatcgaatcaaaacgaaaataatcaatcgatacaaaaataatcgaattgaaaccaaaataatcaaatccacatgaaaataatcgaatcgaatcaaaaataatcaaatcgaaactaaaataatcaaatcgaatcgaaaataatcaaattgaataggaaataatcgaatcgaaatgaaaaaaatcaagtggaagcgaaaataatcgagttgaaaccaaaataattaaatcgacatgaaaataatcgaatcgaaataataaaatagaaacgaaaataatcgagtcgcaaccaaaataatcgaatcgacatgaaaataatcgaatcgaaacgaaaataatcggatggaataaaaagaataaaatctaaacaaaaataatcaaatcgaaataaaaaaaaggaatcgaatcgaatctaagaaaatcaaatctcatcgaatcaatagaaaccgaatggaatggaatcgaatcgaatcgaaaaaaatcgaatcgaaatgaaaataatcgaatcgaaatgaagataatcgagttgaataaaaacataatcgaaacgaaaataatcgaatcgaaacaaaaaatcgcatcaaaacgaaaataatcgaaaccaaaataatcacacaacatgaaaataatcgaattgaatcgaaaataatcacatcgaaacgaaaataatcagatagaatcaaaagtaatcaaattgaaaccaaaataatcgaatcaaatcaacaataatcgagtcgaatcgaaaataatcgaatcgaaatgaaaataatcgaatcgaatcgaaaataattgaatcgaaatgtaaataatcaaatcgaagtgaaaataaacgaatcgatttaaaaattcgaattgaaacgaaaataatcgaatcgaatcaaaaacaatcgagttgaaacgaaaataattgagttgaaacaaaaataatccaatcgaaatgaaaatcgaatcaaaacgaaaataatcgaatggaataaaaagaatacagtcaaaagaaaaataatcaaatcgaaatgaaaaaaatggaatggaatcgaatcgaattgataaatatcgaatggaatggaattgaatcgaaacgaaaataatcgaatcaaaacgaagataatcgaatcgaataaaaacataatcgaaacgaaaataatcaatcgaaatgaaaatcaaatcgaagccaaaataatcaaatccacatgaaaaaaatcaaatcgaatcgaaaataatcaaatcgaaactaaaatcatatcgacatgaaaaaaatcaaatcgaattgaaaataatcaaatcgaaactaaaatcaaattgacatgaaaaaaatcaaatcgaatcaaaaataatcaaatcgaaacaaaaataatcaaattgaatcaaaaataatcaaatcgaatcgaaaataatcaatcgaaacgaaaataatagaaacgaaaccaaaataatcaaatcgacatgaaaataatggaatcgaatcgaaagtaatcaaatagtaactaaaataatcgaatagaatagaaaatgatgaaatcgaaacgaaaataatcaatcgaaatgaaaatcaaatcgaaaacaaaataatcaaatcgacatgaaaaaaatcaaatcgaatagaaaataatcgaatcaaaacaaaaataatgaatcaaaacgagaaaaatcgaatcgaaaagaaaataatcggatcgaatcgaaaaaattcgaattgaaaagaaacgaattgaatcgacatgaaaataatcgaatcgaatagaaaataatcgaattgaaacgaaaataatcaaatagaaatgaaaataatcgaatcgaaaagaaacaaattgaattgaatcgacaaaaatcaaatcgaattgaaaataatcaaatcgaaatgagaaaaatcgaatcgaatcaaaaataattgaatcgaatctaaaataaacaaatctaactgaaaataatcaaatcgaatcgaaaaaattcgaatagaaaagaaacgaattgaatcgacatgaaaataatcgaatcgaatagaaaataatcaaatcgaaacgaagataatcaatcgatacaaaaataatcgaatcgaaaccaaaataatcaaatccacatgaaaataatcgaatcgaatcgaaaataatcgaatcaaaactaaaataatcgaatcgaatcgaaaataatcaaattgaataggaaataatcgaatcgaaatgaaaaaaatcaagtagaagcgaaaataatcgagttgaaaccaaaataattaaatcgacatgaaaataatcgaatcgaaataataaaatagaaacgaaaataatcgaatcaaatcgataataaccgaatcgaaatgaaaattatcgagtcgcaaccaaaataatcgaatcgacatgaaaataatcgaatcgaaatgaaaataatcgaatggaataaaaagaatagaatctaaacaaaaataatcaaatcgaaatgaaaaaaatggaatcgaatcgaatcgaatctaagaaaatcaaatcacatcgaatcgatagaaatcgaatggaatggaatcaaatcgaatcgaaaaaaatcgaatcgaaacgaaaataatcgaatcgaaatgaagataatcgaatcgaatcgaaaataattgaatcgaaacgtaaataatcaaatcgaagtgaaaataaacgaatcgatttaaaaattcgaattgaaacgaaaataatcgaatcgaatcaaaaacaatcgagttgaaacgaaaataattgagttgaaacaaaaataatccaatcgaaatgaaaatcgaatcaaaacgaaaataatcgaatggaataaaaagaatacagtcaaaagaaaaataatcaaatcgaaatgaaaaaaatggaatggaatcgaatcgaattgaagaaaatcaaatcgcatcgaatcgataaatatcgaatggaatggaattgaatcgaaacgaaaataatcgaatcaaaacgaagataatcgaatcgaataaaaacataatcgaaacgaaaataagcgaatcgaaacgaaaaaaatcgcatcaaaacgaaaataatcgaatcgaatcaaaaaattcgaatcgaaaagaaacgaattgaatcgaatcgaaaaaaatcaaatcgaatagaaaataatcgaattgaaatgaaaaaaatcaagtagaagcgaaaataatctaatcgaaaccaaaataattaaatggaaatgaaaataaccgaatcgaatcgaaaataatcaaatcgaatcgaaaataatcaaatcgaatcggaaataatggaatcgaaaccaaaataatcaaatcgatatgaaaataatcgaatcgaaaataatcaaatcgaaaccaaaataatcgaatcgaaatgaaaaaaatcaagtagaagcgaaaataactaaatcgaatcgaaaataatctaatcgaaataaaaataatcaaatcgaaacgaaaataatcaaatagaaacgaaaataattgaatcaaaaagaagcgaattgaattgaatcgaaaaaaatcaaatcgaatcgaaaataatcaaatcgaaatgagaaaaatcaaatcgaatcaaaaataattgaatcgaatctaaaacaaatctaactgaaaataatcaaattgaatcgaaaat
This genomic interval from Vulpes vulpes isolate BD-2025 unplaced genomic scaffold, VulVul3 Bu000000642, whole genome shotgun sequence contains the following:
- the LOC140596404 gene encoding small ribosomal subunit protein uS11 isoform X1 — translated: MALLLPLLSVINIVLSRAIRAEMAPRKGKEKKEEQVISLGPQVAEGENVFGVCHIFASFNDTFVHVTDLSGKETICRVTGGMKVKADRDESSPYAAMLAAQDVAQRCKELGITALHIKLRATGGNRTKTPGPGAQSALRALARSGMKIGRIEDVTPIPSDSTRRKGGRRGRRL
- the LOC140596404 gene encoding small ribosomal subunit protein uS11 isoform X2 — its product is MAPRKGKEKKEEQVISLGPQVAEGENVFGVCHIFASFNDTFVHVTDLSGKETICRVTGGMKVKADRDESSPYAAMLAAQDVAQRCKELGITALHIKLRATGGNRTKTPGPGAQSALRALARSGMKIGRIEDVTPIPSDSTRRKGGRRGRRL